The following are encoded in a window of Ignavibacteriales bacterium genomic DNA:
- a CDS encoding efflux RND transporter permease subunit produces the protein MTITELSIKRPTLVVVVFTVIAVLGLFSYFQLKYELLPKMSIPVVVVQTIYPGASPYEVENNVSKIIEDAVSGIDKIDAVSSRSFESMSLVIIEFKQDADIDNVVQDASRKVNAILAKLPTDAKAPVVSKIAFDEIPVLRMGVTSQMDSREFFQFLTDRVQPRISKIAGVAQVSLTGGEEREIKVNMDAQKVRAYGMSILQIVQAVRSANMDFPTGKIKDEDAQFVVRIAGKFKTIEDLRDLVVGRSRQGGDIRLRDVAEVQDGIKEYEQMNRVNGLTSVGIQVVKQSDANAVSVSKLVREELQKIQAEYKEQGIIFDIAQDTSTFTLDSANAVKKDLMLAIMMVAIVMLLFLHSIRNSLIVLVAIPSSLIATFVIMYALNFSMNLMTLLGLSLVIGILVDDSIVVLENIYHHIEKGEESRTAAIRGRNEIGLAALSITMVDVVVFLPLSLVSGIVGQIMRQYALVVVGATLMSLFVSFTITPTLASRFAKLERLTDRTLLGRFALAFERFYHRFSDVYQKMLKWSLVNKAKVALGATGVFILALLIPAFGLIGNEFMPQSDRGEFGVSVELMPGSSVEQTNQTALQIERILSQMPEIKKVFTGVGAQESGALTLSSNNLVQFNVALIPKENRKKTTSQVGEEIKTKVREIPGTKVYVNPIGIFGSSDQAAIQIGISGTDNKLIMQAAAQVKQILNSVEGTTDVRLSSESGKPEMQVEIDRAKLAQLGLSVADVGTTLRVALTGDNDSKFRDGTNEYDIRIQFDKYNRSQTESIGSITFMNNRGQLIELKQFANVFMSSGPTKLERRDRIGVVYVSGQTLGRPTGTIMQDFKNKIAGVQLPTGISLSYLGMEKMRGDSFIDLFLAMLIGILFVYLIMVALYDSYVYPFVVLFAIPLAMVGAMVALAVSGKSLSIFTILGIIMLIGLVTKNAILLVDRTNQTRLEQGLSVYDALLEAAKSRLRPILMTTFTMIFGMMPIALSTASGSEWKSGLAWAIIGGLTSSLFLTLIVVPVVYMKVDEWKEKIPGFFKKPSSLFDKRKRRTVVTSDGEIEYADVK, from the coding sequence ATGACGATTACTGAATTATCTATAAAACGTCCCACACTTGTGGTGGTAGTCTTTACGGTCATAGCTGTGCTGGGATTATTCAGCTATTTCCAGTTGAAATATGAGCTGCTTCCGAAGATGTCCATTCCCGTGGTCGTGGTGCAGACGATTTACCCCGGTGCATCTCCATACGAAGTGGAAAATAACGTTTCCAAAATCATTGAAGATGCTGTATCGGGAATCGATAAAATTGACGCTGTCAGCTCCAGGTCGTTTGAAAGTATGTCGCTCGTGATCATTGAATTCAAACAGGACGCAGACATCGACAATGTGGTGCAGGACGCATCGCGCAAGGTGAATGCGATTCTCGCTAAGCTTCCGACAGATGCAAAAGCACCGGTTGTATCCAAGATTGCCTTTGATGAAATTCCGGTCTTGCGTATGGGTGTGACCAGTCAAATGGATTCTCGGGAATTCTTTCAGTTTTTAACAGACCGTGTGCAGCCGCGGATATCCAAAATTGCCGGTGTTGCCCAGGTCTCTCTTACGGGCGGAGAAGAACGCGAGATCAAAGTAAACATGGACGCTCAAAAGGTGCGTGCGTATGGGATGTCTATTCTGCAGATTGTTCAGGCGGTGCGGTCCGCAAATATGGATTTTCCGACGGGAAAGATAAAGGATGAGGATGCACAGTTTGTGGTTCGCATCGCAGGGAAATTCAAAACTATCGAAGATCTCAGGGATCTTGTTGTGGGGCGATCACGTCAGGGCGGAGATATTCGCTTGCGGGATGTTGCAGAAGTGCAGGATGGAATCAAAGAATATGAACAAATGAACCGTGTCAACGGACTGACCTCTGTTGGTATTCAGGTTGTCAAGCAATCCGATGCCAATGCGGTGAGCGTCAGTAAACTCGTGCGGGAGGAATTACAAAAGATTCAGGCTGAGTATAAGGAACAGGGAATCATTTTTGATATAGCGCAGGACACATCAACCTTTACACTCGACTCCGCAAATGCAGTGAAAAAAGATCTCATGCTTGCAATTATGATGGTTGCGATCGTGATGCTGCTCTTCTTGCACAGCATTCGGAATTCACTGATCGTGCTTGTCGCTATTCCTTCTTCCTTGATCGCAACATTTGTGATTATGTATGCGTTGAATTTTTCTATGAACTTGATGACGCTGCTCGGGTTGTCGCTCGTGATTGGCATCCTGGTCGACGACTCGATCGTCGTTCTGGAAAATATATATCATCATATTGAAAAAGGAGAAGAATCCCGTACGGCAGCAATACGCGGAAGAAATGAAATCGGTTTAGCTGCGCTCTCCATCACCATGGTGGATGTGGTCGTGTTCTTGCCGTTGTCGTTAGTCTCCGGTATTGTCGGGCAAATTATGCGGCAATACGCTCTTGTTGTTGTTGGTGCAACCTTAATGAGTCTCTTTGTGTCATTTACTATTACGCCGACGCTCGCATCGCGTTTCGCGAAATTGGAACGATTGACAGATAGAACCTTACTGGGAAGATTTGCGCTCGCATTTGAACGGTTCTATCACAGGTTCTCTGATGTTTATCAGAAGATGCTCAAATGGTCTCTTGTCAACAAGGCAAAAGTTGCTCTCGGAGCAACCGGCGTATTTATTTTAGCTCTATTGATTCCTGCCTTCGGACTCATCGGGAATGAATTCATGCCGCAGTCGGATCGAGGTGAGTTTGGTGTGTCTGTTGAATTGATGCCCGGTTCCTCAGTGGAGCAGACCAACCAAACAGCGCTACAGATAGAACGGATATTATCTCAAATGCCGGAAATAAAGAAAGTTTTCACAGGAGTTGGTGCACAAGAAAGTGGTGCTCTTACTCTGTCAAGCAATAACCTGGTACAGTTTAATGTGGCACTTATTCCGAAGGAAAATCGCAAGAAAACCACTTCGCAGGTGGGTGAGGAAATCAAAACGAAGGTGCGCGAGATTCCGGGAACAAAGGTCTACGTCAATCCGATCGGTATCTTTGGATCTTCCGATCAAGCTGCGATTCAAATAGGTATAAGCGGTACGGACAATAAACTCATCATGCAGGCCGCAGCGCAAGTAAAGCAGATCCTGAATTCTGTGGAAGGCACTACAGACGTTCGTCTTTCCTCGGAATCGGGAAAACCGGAAATGCAAGTTGAGATCGATCGTGCAAAATTGGCGCAGCTCGGTTTATCCGTTGCGGATGTCGGTACAACATTGCGCGTGGCATTGACAGGAGACAACGATTCGAAATTCCGTGACGGTACAAATGAATATGACATTCGCATACAGTTCGATAAATACAATCGATCGCAGACAGAAAGTATCGGCAGTATCACTTTTATGAATAACCGAGGCCAGCTAATAGAACTGAAACAATTTGCGAATGTGTTCATGTCTTCCGGACCAACAAAGTTGGAACGGAGAGACCGCATTGGTGTCGTCTATGTCTCGGGTCAAACACTGGGCAGGCCGACAGGTACGATTATGCAGGATTTTAAAAATAAAATTGCGGGTGTACAGCTTCCAACCGGAATCTCACTTTCGTACCTCGGTATGGAAAAGATGCGCGGCGATAGCTTCATCGATCTTTTTCTTGCTATGTTAATCGGGATTCTCTTTGTATACCTGATTATGGTGGCGTTGTACGATTCGTATGTCTATCCCTTTGTGGTTCTTTTTGCGATTCCACTCGCAATGGTCGGCGCAATGGTGGCACTGGCTGTTTCAGGAAAATCACTCAGCATCTTTACAATCCTCGGCATTATTATGCTGATCGGCCTTGTGACTAAGAATGCAATTCTCCTTGTTGATAGGACGAATCAGACAAGGCTGGAACAAGGATTATCGGTGTACGATGCGCTGCTCGAAGCGGCGAAATCACGGCTGCGTCCGATTTTGATGACGACATTTACTATGATTTTTGGTATGATGCCGATTGCATTATCGACAGCGTCCGGCTCAGAATGGAAGTCTGGTCTGGCATGGGCGATCATCGGCGGATTGACAAGCTCGCTTTTCCTGACGCTGATCGTTGTTCCTGTGGTCTATATGAAAGTGGATGAATGGAAGGAAAAGATTCCTGGATTCTTTAAGAAACCTTCATCTCTTTTTGACAAAAGAAAAAGACGCACTGTCGTCACATCAGACGGCGAAATAGAATATGCTGATGTGAAATAA
- a CDS encoding efflux RND transporter periplasmic adaptor subunit: MNTTIKYFLLGITLIALVFGIYSCNKARSDSQNSAVKTISTSYSVSVITAAKKDMTDSFSQVGTIVAYNDVAVVSETSGRVVKIDAEVGDYKKAGAVLVEVDSELKEAAYKAANVSYEKAKKDLERYEALYKEGSISDSQIEQARWSYQSAEAQYIVARRQFTDTKITTPISGIVTARYVNIGSMVMGAPQATLVANVVDISRLKVKVSVAEKDVIRLKVGEKVEVTTDVFPNSVFTGSIFSISSKGDEGHTYPVEVVLNNSKQQIKAGMFGRVRFTPKISGAAIVIPRESIVGSVKNAALYVIKNNVANLRSVVTGKELGTDIEVLSGLQEGEQIVVNGQNNLSDNAPVIVRK; encoded by the coding sequence ATGAACACGACAATAAAATATTTCTTATTAGGCATAACGCTGATAGCATTGGTCTTTGGCATCTATTCGTGCAACAAAGCAAGAAGCGATAGTCAAAACAGTGCAGTAAAAACAATATCCACATCCTATTCTGTCTCGGTAATCACAGCGGCTAAGAAAGATATGACGGACAGCTTTTCTCAGGTCGGTACCATTGTAGCATACAATGATGTTGCCGTGGTCTCAGAAACCTCGGGGCGGGTTGTGAAAATCGATGCAGAAGTTGGTGACTATAAAAAAGCCGGAGCGGTACTGGTTGAAGTAGACAGCGAGTTGAAGGAAGCTGCCTATAAAGCAGCGAACGTCTCGTATGAGAAGGCAAAGAAAGACCTCGAACGATATGAGGCTCTTTATAAAGAAGGGTCCATCTCTGATTCGCAGATTGAACAGGCGCGCTGGAGTTATCAATCGGCGGAAGCACAGTATATCGTCGCCCGGCGCCAGTTTACCGATACGAAAATTACGACACCTATCTCAGGTATTGTAACAGCACGGTATGTCAATATTGGCTCCATGGTGATGGGTGCGCCGCAGGCAACGCTCGTTGCGAATGTGGTGGATATCTCCCGGCTGAAGGTGAAAGTGAGCGTTGCAGAAAAAGATGTCATCCGGTTGAAGGTCGGTGAGAAGGTTGAAGTGACAACGGATGTGTTTCCGAATTCGGTGTTTACGGGATCCATTTTTAGTATTTCATCAAAGGGTGATGAAGGTCATACGTACCCCGTGGAAGTCGTGTTGAATAATTCCAAGCAGCAAATCAAAGCCGGGATGTTCGGCAGAGTCAGATTCACTCCAAAAATATCCGGCGCCGCTATTGTGATTCCCCGTGAATCCATTGTTGGAAGTGTAAAAAATGCAGCGCTGTATGTGATCAAGAATAATGTGGCAAACCTCCGTTCAGTGGTCACGGGAAAAGAATTAGGGACGGACATTGAAGTCCTGAGCGGTTTGCAGGAAGGTGAACAGATCGTGGTGAACGGTCAAAATAATTTAAGTGATAACGCTCCAGTGATTGTCCGAAAGTAA
- a CDS encoding TolC family protein produces the protein MIKRLTKQFMLLLLVVLPAFAQQKLSLTIEQALQIGMENSKALRTSKFKVDAADARASEVNTLGLPSLKFTGAYTRLSDVPAGTLSIPKGLFGTIPGGPSLPPQDVNSVLSPTIVNNYTLRATVQQPLFTGGKISGASNAAEYLSQATKEDFKRDQAEILYNIKTAYWNLFRANEFKKFVDENVNQIKSHARDAENLMKQGMLTTNDLMKVQVQLSDAQVRQIDAVNGVKLAMYVLNNTLGLPLPTEITLASTIQIITRSWDAVDSLIDVAFVKRPDVLGMNARVKAGEFGLTAARGGWWPQIYLLGNYNYLRPNSRYFPAVDAFKETWDVTLSVSFDIWNWWQTGYQSNQAQAQLAQAQEGLSMIRDGVMLEVMQSYLGVNQSKERKAVSELGVKQAEENYRIMNDKYKKGLTPNSELLDAEVALLQSKLNLTQSLVDYELSMARLSKSIGE, from the coding sequence ATGATAAAACGATTAACAAAACAATTCATGCTGCTGCTGCTCGTTGTGCTTCCGGCTTTTGCGCAGCAGAAATTATCATTAACAATTGAACAAGCGCTTCAAATTGGAATGGAGAATAGCAAGGCCCTTCGGACATCGAAGTTCAAAGTTGATGCAGCGGATGCACGTGCAAGCGAAGTGAATACGCTGGGATTACCGTCATTGAAATTCACAGGTGCATACACGCGGCTCAGTGATGTACCTGCCGGTACATTATCGATACCAAAAGGATTGTTCGGTACAATTCCGGGCGGGCCGTCATTGCCGCCGCAGGATGTCAACTCGGTCTTATCGCCGACGATTGTGAACAACTATACTCTCAGAGCCACAGTGCAGCAGCCGTTATTTACGGGCGGCAAAATATCCGGTGCATCAAATGCGGCGGAGTATCTTTCGCAAGCAACAAAAGAAGACTTTAAAAGAGATCAGGCAGAAATTTTATACAACATCAAGACGGCATATTGGAACTTGTTCCGAGCAAATGAATTCAAAAAGTTTGTCGATGAGAATGTAAATCAAATTAAGTCTCATGCCAGGGATGCAGAGAATCTCATGAAGCAGGGGATGCTGACGACGAATGATTTGATGAAAGTGCAAGTGCAACTCTCGGATGCCCAGGTCCGCCAGATAGATGCTGTTAATGGAGTAAAACTAGCAATGTACGTATTAAATAATACGCTGGGTCTTCCATTGCCAACAGAAATCACGCTGGCTTCAACAATTCAAATCATTACTAGATCTTGGGATGCTGTTGATTCATTGATTGATGTGGCATTTGTAAAACGTCCGGATGTTCTGGGAATGAATGCGCGTGTGAAAGCCGGAGAATTCGGTTTGACAGCAGCCCGGGGCGGATGGTGGCCGCAAATTTATCTCTTAGGGAATTATAATTATTTACGTCCGAACTCCCGGTATTTCCCCGCGGTGGATGCATTCAAGGAAACATGGGATGTCACTCTGTCGGTTTCATTCGATATCTGGAATTGGTGGCAAACTGGGTACCAGTCCAATCAAGCCCAGGCACAGCTGGCTCAGGCGCAGGAAGGATTGTCGATGATACGAGACGGTGTGATGCTGGAAGTAATGCAAAGTTACCTGGGTGTGAATCAGTCAAAAGAACGGAAAGCGGTCTCCGAGCTGGGAGTAAAACAAGCGGAAGAAAACTACCGAATTATGAATGATAAATATAAAAAGGGGCTTACCCCGAACTCTGAATTGCTTGATGCGGAAGTCGCATTACTACAGTCAAAACTGAACCTGACACAGTCGTTAGTGGATTATGAACTTTCCATGGCGCGGCTTTCAAAATCAATAGGCGAATAA
- a CDS encoding TetR/AcrR family transcriptional regulator, with protein sequence MGIPERKEREKEHRKEEILDAAQKVFFEKGLVMATMDEIAESAELSKGTLYIYYKSKEDLYLTVMMRGMESLYEKYERIVATDYSVVKKVAMFVEVYNDFFNANRSFFRMFHFFQTPQFHKQVSDELKQTCDTQSARLWDSVIGVLKQGMEEGSIRSDLNPVEVTIILWSSATTLMLRNDSEGEVWKLRRNIDLTHTLEVSNALLLESIFTDRGRTEFAALKQR encoded by the coding sequence ATGGGTATACCAGAACGTAAGGAACGCGAAAAAGAGCACAGAAAAGAGGAAATACTCGATGCTGCTCAAAAGGTTTTCTTTGAAAAAGGGCTTGTTATGGCAACCATGGACGAAATTGCCGAATCGGCCGAACTTAGCAAGGGGACTCTTTATATCTATTATAAAAGTAAGGAAGATTTATATCTCACAGTAATGATGCGCGGTATGGAATCGCTTTATGAAAAGTATGAGCGTATTGTTGCAACTGATTATTCTGTCGTTAAAAAAGTAGCAATGTTTGTCGAAGTGTATAATGATTTCTTTAATGCGAACCGCAGTTTTTTCAGGATGTTTCATTTCTTCCAGACGCCGCAATTTCATAAACAGGTCTCGGATGAGTTAAAACAAACCTGCGATACACAAAGTGCAAGGTTGTGGGATTCGGTGATCGGAGTTTTAAAACAAGGAATGGAAGAAGGCTCGATCCGTTCCGATTTAAATCCTGTTGAGGTTACTATTATTCTTTGGTCGAGTGCAACAACATTGATGCTGCGGAATGACAGTGAAGGGGAAGTGTGGAAATTGCGAAGGAATATTGATTTGACGCACACTCTAGAAGTATCCAATGCATTGCTCCTCGAATCGATTTTTACTGACCGCGGGCGCACGGAATTTGCAGCATTGAAACAAAGATAA